Part of the Deltaproteobacteria bacterium genome is shown below.
CTCACGATCTTTTCCCCCCGGTTGCCGACGAACTCTTCCCTCACGAGAATCTCCTTCCCGGTGATCCGGCTGACGACGCCGCCGGAGCGGCCGATCCGCATTCCCACCGTCACGGAGTACCCTTTCCCCTCGGCGTCCTCCACAAGGCCCCGGGCGCCCTTCTTCGTCCAGATGACGCCGACGAACTTCAACTCGCCCAAGTCATACCGCTGCAGGGGCGGGAGCAACGCGGTGTCGATCCCCGCCTTCCTGCGCTCCTCGACCTTGATGAACGACACGAACGGATCCCGCTTCCCGCGGGGGTCGTAGAGCGCGACCTGCTCGACCTTCTTCGCTTGCACTTCAGACGCCGGGGCGGCCGGGGCCTTCGCCTCGGGCCTCGGCGCCTGCCTCTTCACCACCGGCTGCGGCGCCGGCGGTTCCTTGGAGCAGCCGAACCCGCCGGCGGCGAGGGAAACCGCGGCGAGGATCCCAACGACCAGGGAGATGTGTCGCACGGGAGCGGGCCTCATTTTTTCTTCCCCGGATCCCCCGCCCCGGGAGCGGCGGCGGCCTGCTGCTCGAGGAAGCGGTAGGTCGTGGCCGTGCAGTTGACGGTCACCAGGACGAGGTTGTCTCCGGACGGTTTGGGAGAGGAGAAGGTGATGTTGGACAGGTTCACGATCCGGGGGTAGTGCGCCAACTTGTCGGAGAAGAGGGCGAAGCTGTGATAGTCGCCGTTGACGGAGATCGACACGGGGATCTCGGCGTAGAACTCCTTCTTGACCTCGCCGGACGGCGCGAAGCGGAGGAAGTCGAGCCCCGATTCCTTCCCGAGGTCGGAAACGCTCTTCAACAGGGAGGGGATCTCCGCCGAGTTCGGAAGCTGCTCGAGGAGGAGCGACAGCTGGGCCTCGAGCCGCCGGACCTCGTCCTGGAAGGAACGCAGGTTCCCGGCGATCGCCTGCTGCTCCCGGACCTTGCTCTGAAGGCCCGCCAGCTGGGTCTCCATCGCGCCGATCCGCTGCGACGCCTCCTTGTAATACAGGTAGTAGTACCCCGAGACGACGAGGCCGCAGAACAGGACGGCAAGCAGAACCTTTTGCCGGGGCGGCACCTTCGAGAGATCGCCAAATTTTAGCGCCATTCCGTATCCTCTCCCGGTGTTGGGGCGGTCAGTTGACCGTCTGGAACGTCAAGTTGAACTTCACGAGTTTCACGCCCGCCACCGTCGTCTGCTCGGCGGCCCCCAGAACGACATCGCGGAAGCGGCCGGTCTGCCCGAGGGCGGTCATGAAGTTCGCGATCGTGTAGTTGTTCAAGGCGATGCCGGAAAGGGTGACCTTTTCGTCCTTCACGCCCAGCGTGTCGATCCAGCACTTTTCGGGGATCGCCGCCGACAGCGCCTCGAAGTGGCGGACGGGGCCGGTGCGCCCCTTCTGGAGGTTGGAGATGATGTCCACCTTTTTCTGGAGCTCCGCCTTCCGGGCCTTGAACTTCTCGACCTCGCCGATCTCTTTTTTCAGGCGCGCGATGTCGGCGTTGGCCTTCACGATGTCGCCGTCGAGCCTCGAGATCTTTCCCGAGACCGTGGTGTGGAAGTAGATCGTCCCGGCCAGGACCACCAGCGGCAACGCAATCCAGGCGGACCCGACGCTCAGTTCCCTGCGCTTCTTCCTTTTCCCCCGGACGAGATTGATCCGGATCATCCGCGAGCCTCCAGGTTCCGCAGCGCGAGGCCGATCGACACCGTTGCGGAGGTGTTGGGTTGCGCAGCCACGGACGGGTCAACGGCCTTTTCTTCCACCGTCAACCCCTCGAACGGATCGAAGATCTCCACGTCGACCCCTATCTTTTCCGCCAGCATCTCCTTCAGGAACGCGGACCTGGCCGCCCCCCCGGTCAGGTACACTTTCGTCACCAGGCGATCGGGGTAGGTGGCGGAGAAGAAGTTGCAGGACCGCTGCGCCTCGGTGGCGAGAAGGCTGGAAACGACCTTCATGATCTCGGTGACCTTCTCGGAGCGCTCCCCGGGGTCCTTCCTTCCCGTCTTGTACTCTTCGGCCGTCTCGAAGCTGACGGCGACCTGCTTCTGGATCTCGGTGGTGTACATCCCTCCGCCCATCGGGACGTCCCGCGTGAAGAGGGGGACTCCGGCGTGCAGGATGTTGATGTTCATGAACGACGCTCCGACGTTGACGACCATCGGCACCTGGTCATCGGAAACCGGGTGGGTGAGCTCGAAGGCGTTCCCCGCGGCCAGCGAGTCGATGTCGACGATCCGGGGGACGAGGCCGGCATCCCTCACGACGGACATGTAGTCGTTGATCAGGTCGGTTTTCGCCGCCACCAGGAGGACGTCCATCTTGGCGGGGTCGTCCTTCAGCGGACCGATCACCTGGAAGTCGATCTTGACGTCCTTGATATCGAAGGGGATGTACTGCTCCACCTCCCACTGGATCGACTCCTCGAGCTCCTCGGCGGTCGTCGTGGGAAGCTGCACCTTCTTGATGATGACGGAGTGCCCGGAGAGGGAGATGGCGACCTCCTTCTCGTGGATCTTCAACTCCCGCAGGGCGGTCTTGATCCCCTCGACGACGGCGCCGTGGTCCATGATCGCCCCGTCGAC
Proteins encoded:
- a CDS encoding pilus assembly protein PilP, translating into MRPAPVRHISLVVGILAAVSLAAGGFGCSKEPPAPQPVVKRQAPRPEAKAPAAPASEVQAKKVEQVALYDPRGKRDPFVSFIKVEERRKAGIDTALLPPLQRYDLGELKFVGVIWTKKGARGLVEDAEGKGYSVTVGMRIGRSGGVVSRITGKEILVREEFVGNRGEKIV
- a CDS encoding PilN domain-containing protein is translated as MIRINLVRGKRKKRRELSVGSAWIALPLVVLAGTIYFHTTVSGKISRLDGDIVKANADIARLKKEIGEVEKFKARKAELQKKVDIISNLQKGRTGPVRHFEALSAAIPEKCWIDTLGVKDEKVTLSGIALNNYTIANFMTALGQTGRFRDVVLGAAEQTTVAGVKLVKFNLTFQTVN
- a CDS encoding pilus assembly protein PilM, which gives rise to MGLFGSKEIVGLDIGSSSVKMAHVKAVGAENRLRKFGVFPLPADAIVDGAIMDHGAVVEGIKTALRELKIHEKEVAISLSGHSVIIKKVQLPTTTAEELEESIQWEVEQYIPFDIKDVKIDFQVIGPLKDDPAKMDVLLVAAKTDLINDYMSVVRDAGLVPRIVDIDSLAAGNAFELTHPVSDDQVPMVVNVGASFMNINILHAGVPLFTRDVPMGGGMYTTEIQKQVAVSFETAEEYKTGRKDPGERSEKVTEIMKVVSSLLATEAQRSCNFFSATYPDRLVTKVYLTGGAARSAFLKEMLAEKIGVDVEIFDPFEGLTVEEKAVDPSVAAQPNTSATVSIGLALRNLEARG
- a CDS encoding type 4a pilus biogenesis protein PilO; this encodes MALKFGDLSKVPPRQKVLLAVLFCGLVVSGYYYLYYKEASQRIGAMETQLAGLQSKVREQQAIAGNLRSFQDEVRRLEAQLSLLLEQLPNSAEIPSLLKSVSDLGKESGLDFLRFAPSGEVKKEFYAEIPVSISVNGDYHSFALFSDKLAHYPRIVNLSNITFSSPKPSGDNLVLVTVNCTATTYRFLEQQAAAAPGAGDPGKKK